One stretch of Alcaligenes faecalis DNA includes these proteins:
- a CDS encoding DUF3482 domain-containing protein, producing MSAAALTLAVVGHTNTGKTSLLRTLTRDTEFGQVSNSPGTTRHVEGARLTVDGEALVELFDTPGLEDSMALLDFMDQLSQPGERIDGPERIRRFLESPAAQGRFEQEARVLRKLQSCDAGLYVVDARDPVLSKHKDELTLLAYSGRPLLPVLNFVRSPQARVQEWRSALARLGLHALAEFDTVAPALDGEALLYDKLAVLLETQAGVLQQLKVDLAQQAVLRRRDALRLLAELLIDVAAWRVSTPSDKESMELAAQQLREPVLAREAKSVQALLKRYSFGRQDVVADLLHFEGGRWGMDLFDPQALKEFGVQLGKGVAAGAMAGATLDVMTGGLSLGTGTVLGALAGGLWQGADKWGQRLMGKLRGETELSVDDAVLRLLAVRQLSLIAALERRGHAAQTPIRLGEIDAENFDQALQRELNVWRAQGLPEELAQARIHPTWSTLRSDYAPDSRRETCVQSLVQRLLGARNAPNANSVGQPQG from the coding sequence ATGAGTGCTGCGGCCTTGACGCTGGCGGTGGTGGGTCACACCAATACGGGCAAGACCTCTTTGCTGCGTACCCTGACGCGGGATACGGAGTTTGGGCAGGTCAGCAATAGTCCAGGCACCACACGGCATGTGGAAGGCGCCAGGCTGACGGTGGACGGCGAGGCTTTGGTGGAGCTGTTCGACACCCCTGGTCTGGAAGACAGCATGGCCTTGCTGGACTTCATGGATCAGCTAAGCCAGCCCGGCGAACGTATTGATGGCCCAGAGCGGATACGCCGTTTTCTGGAGTCCCCGGCGGCACAAGGCCGTTTCGAGCAGGAAGCCCGTGTGCTGCGCAAGCTGCAATCCTGCGATGCGGGCCTGTATGTGGTGGATGCGCGCGATCCTGTCCTGAGCAAGCATAAGGACGAGTTGACCTTGCTGGCCTATAGCGGGCGGCCTTTGCTGCCTGTGCTCAATTTCGTGCGTAGCCCGCAGGCGCGGGTGCAGGAATGGCGTAGTGCCTTGGCACGTCTGGGACTGCATGCCTTGGCAGAGTTCGATACGGTGGCACCGGCTTTGGATGGCGAGGCTTTGCTGTACGACAAGCTGGCCGTGCTGCTGGAGACGCAAGCCGGGGTGCTGCAGCAGCTGAAGGTGGATTTGGCGCAGCAGGCTGTATTGCGGCGTCGGGATGCCTTGCGTTTGCTGGCAGAGCTGTTGATTGATGTGGCGGCCTGGCGCGTCAGTACCCCCTCGGACAAGGAGTCCATGGAGCTGGCCGCGCAGCAGTTACGCGAGCCAGTGTTGGCGCGCGAGGCCAAGAGTGTGCAGGCTTTGCTCAAGCGCTACAGCTTCGGTCGTCAGGATGTGGTGGCGGACTTGCTGCATTTTGAAGGTGGCCGTTGGGGCATGGATTTGTTTGACCCCCAGGCCTTGAAGGAATTTGGCGTGCAGCTGGGTAAAGGCGTGGCGGCGGGTGCCATGGCCGGGGCCACGCTGGATGTGATGACGGGTGGTCTCAGCTTGGGAACCGGGACGGTTCTGGGCGCCTTGGCCGGTGGTTTGTGGCAAGGCGCGGACAAGTGGGGCCAGCGTTTGATGGGCAAGCTGCGGGGCGAGACAGAACTGAGCGTGGATGATGCCGTGCTGCGTTTGCTGGCCGTGCGGCAGCTCAGTTTGATTGCGGCTTTGGAGCGGCGCGGTCATGCCGCACAGACCCCGATTCGCCTGGGCGAGATTGATGCCGAGAATTTTGATCAGGCTTTGCAGCGGGAATTGAATGTCTGGCGGGCGCAAGGCCTGCCGGAGGAGCTGGCACAGGCACGGATTCATCCGACTTGGTCTACCTTGCGCTCGGACTATGCGCCGGATTCGCGGCGGGAGACTTGTGTGCAGAGCCTGGTGCAGCGTTTGCTGGGGGCGCGCAATGCGCCGAATGCCAACTCTGTCGGGCAGCCACAGGGCTAG
- a CDS encoding DUF488 domain-containing protein: MPYTITLNRIYDAVHEPAGKAARVLTDRLWPRGLSKDELGDVQWLHEASPATELRKSFHSGDISPEQFQRRYQEQLAHDPDSLLSLMKLARKGELQLLTATHDPQASYLTVLKQAVIQALVEEDRLHDGNEPSSPVCYAHLMKDKKK; this comes from the coding sequence ATGCCCTACACCATCACCTTGAATCGCATTTACGACGCCGTCCATGAGCCTGCCGGCAAAGCGGCCCGTGTACTCACCGATCGTCTCTGGCCACGCGGCCTGAGCAAAGACGAGCTGGGCGATGTCCAGTGGCTGCACGAGGCCAGCCCTGCAACCGAGCTGCGCAAAAGCTTTCATAGTGGCGATATCTCGCCCGAGCAGTTCCAGCGTCGCTATCAAGAACAGCTAGCGCACGACCCTGATTCCCTGCTCTCCTTGATGAAGCTGGCCCGTAAAGGCGAACTGCAATTGCTGACCGCCACCCACGACCCGCAAGCCTCGTACCTGACGGTGCTCAAACAGGCTGTGATCCAGGCTTTGGTCGAAGAGGACCGCCTACACGACGGCAATGAACCCAGCTCGCCGGTCTGCTACGCGCACTTAATGAAAGATAAAAAGAAATAA
- a CDS encoding GlsB/YeaQ/YmgE family stress response membrane protein → MSIISMIIVGFIVGLLARAIMPGEQKMGWIMTTILGIVGSFVAGYLGQSMGWYVPGEGAGWIGSIVGAIIVLFVYGLISKKA, encoded by the coding sequence ATGAGTATTATCTCCATGATCATTGTCGGCTTTATCGTAGGTTTGCTGGCACGAGCCATCATGCCCGGCGAGCAAAAAATGGGATGGATAATGACCACCATCCTGGGTATCGTCGGCTCCTTTGTGGCAGGCTACCTGGGCCAATCCATGGGCTGGTACGTGCCGGGTGAAGGTGCAGGCTGGATCGGCTCCATCGTGGGCGCCATCATCGTTCTGTTCGTTTACGGACTGATCAGCAAGAAAGCGTAA
- a CDS encoding amidase, with product MTDTSTPLDARRRFLKTTGLLSLAGMAPSLGRQAFAKTAPGPGTAQDIIMADALTLSGWIAQRQVSCREVMVAYLDHIDRVNPKVNAIVSLQERSGLLAQADKRDQQLKAGQYLGWMHGMPQAPKDLAATVDIVTTNGSPIFKDYLPKQDAIVVERVRQSGAILIGKTNTPEFGLGSHTYNSVFGTTGNAYQPDLCAGGSSGGAAVALATRMLPVADGSDMMGSLRNPGAFNNVYGFRPSQGRVPYGPTSEVFFQQMGYEGPMGRTVADLAMLLSTQAGFDARSPLSINQDPQQFAGKLQRDFKGTRIGWLGDYNGYLPMQAGVMDLCQSALKSFEAIGCTVEAAQPDYSMEQLWQTWLTLRHFTVAGTAQGLYAKPELRAQMKPEAIWEVEGGLNLSGAQVYQASINRSKWYESLRKLFQTYDYLVLPTAQVFPFAGTTHWPTEIAGRKMDTYHRWMEIVIGGSLAGLPVMNVPAGFNEAGLPMGLQIMGPAQADMAVLQLSYAYEQATQWVQKRKPTLLA from the coding sequence ATGACAGATACCTCGACACCCCTGGACGCGCGCCGCCGCTTTTTGAAAACCACCGGACTGCTGTCGCTGGCGGGTATGGCCCCTTCACTGGGACGCCAGGCTTTCGCAAAAACCGCCCCCGGTCCGGGCACGGCTCAAGATATCATCATGGCCGATGCGCTGACTCTGTCGGGCTGGATTGCACAACGCCAGGTCTCCTGCCGCGAAGTGATGGTGGCGTATCTGGACCATATCGACCGTGTAAACCCCAAGGTCAACGCCATCGTGTCCCTGCAAGAGCGCAGCGGCTTGCTGGCCCAGGCTGACAAGCGCGATCAGCAACTGAAAGCAGGCCAGTACCTGGGCTGGATGCACGGTATGCCCCAGGCACCCAAAGATCTGGCGGCAACAGTCGATATCGTCACCACCAATGGCTCACCGATTTTCAAGGACTATCTGCCCAAACAGGACGCCATCGTGGTGGAGCGGGTACGGCAATCCGGTGCCATTCTGATCGGTAAAACCAATACCCCGGAATTTGGTCTGGGATCGCATACCTACAACTCCGTGTTTGGCACCACCGGCAATGCCTACCAGCCCGACCTGTGTGCCGGTGGCAGCAGCGGCGGGGCCGCCGTGGCCCTGGCCACCCGCATGTTGCCCGTCGCTGATGGCAGCGACATGATGGGTTCCCTGCGCAACCCCGGTGCCTTCAACAACGTCTACGGTTTTCGGCCATCACAAGGCCGTGTGCCCTATGGCCCGACCTCCGAAGTGTTCTTCCAGCAAATGGGCTACGAAGGCCCCATGGGTCGTACCGTGGCCGACCTGGCCATGCTGCTGTCCACCCAGGCCGGTTTCGATGCCCGCAGCCCGCTCAGCATCAACCAGGACCCGCAACAATTCGCTGGCAAACTGCAACGCGACTTCAAGGGCACCCGCATCGGCTGGCTGGGCGATTACAACGGCTACCTGCCCATGCAAGCCGGTGTCATGGATCTGTGCCAGAGCGCATTGAAGAGCTTTGAAGCCATAGGCTGCACCGTCGAAGCGGCGCAACCCGACTACTCCATGGAACAGCTGTGGCAAACCTGGCTGACACTGCGTCACTTCACCGTCGCCGGTACCGCCCAGGGCCTGTACGCCAAACCCGAGCTGCGCGCCCAAATGAAGCCCGAAGCCATCTGGGAAGTAGAAGGGGGCCTGAACCTGAGCGGCGCGCAGGTCTACCAAGCCTCCATCAACCGCAGCAAATGGTACGAAAGCCTGCGCAAGCTGTTCCAGACCTACGACTATCTGGTCCTGCCCACCGCCCAGGTCTTCCCCTTTGCAGGCACGACCCACTGGCCCACCGAAATCGCCGGGCGCAAGATGGACACCTACCACCGCTGGATGGAAATCGTCATTGGCGGCTCTCTGGCAGGGCTGCCCGTCATGAACGTGCCTGCGGGCTTTAACGAAGCCGGATTGCCCATGGGCTTGCAGATCATGGGCCCTGCCCAGGCCGATATGGCCGTGCTGCAACTGTCCTACGCGTATGAACAGGCCACGCAGTGGGTGCAAAAGCGTAAACCGACCTTGCTGGCCTAA
- a CDS encoding LysR family transcriptional regulator: MDFRKLRHFVAVCEHGTFHRAAQAVHLSQSALSRSIQALEQELGVPLFDRSSQRIFLTPYGRVLLERAHRVLQEGRALQRELALLQGEDAGSLRLGLSSTPAAVLLHPCMVALLDEYPRLRVDAVIGRTLELIEGLRRERYDMVVLDVSAVTDVRGLDIEYLPAMQGDMLVRQGHPLLQLESLDFAAISQYPVACSVISDDLTDRLIAEFGAQGHPAALYAFVVIASAFSAMLCWTAIWS; the protein is encoded by the coding sequence ATGGACTTTCGCAAGCTGCGGCACTTTGTGGCCGTTTGCGAACACGGTACCTTTCATCGGGCCGCGCAAGCCGTCCATTTAAGCCAGTCGGCCTTGAGCCGTAGCATCCAGGCTCTGGAGCAGGAACTGGGCGTGCCGCTGTTTGATCGCAGCAGTCAGCGTATTTTTTTGACGCCTTATGGCCGTGTACTTCTGGAGCGGGCGCACCGGGTGTTGCAGGAAGGCCGGGCCTTGCAGCGCGAGCTGGCCTTGCTTCAGGGCGAGGACGCAGGCAGCCTGCGCTTGGGGTTAAGCTCTACCCCCGCTGCGGTTTTGCTGCATCCGTGCATGGTGGCGCTGCTGGACGAATATCCGCGTTTGCGCGTGGATGCTGTGATTGGCCGCACGCTGGAACTGATCGAGGGCCTGCGCCGTGAACGTTACGATATGGTGGTGCTGGACGTCAGCGCGGTGACCGATGTGCGTGGTCTGGATATTGAGTATCTGCCCGCCATGCAAGGCGATATGCTGGTCCGCCAGGGCCACCCGCTTTTGCAGCTGGAGTCGCTGGATTTTGCGGCGATCAGCCAGTATCCCGTGGCCTGCTCTGTGATCAGCGATGATTTGACTGACCGCCTGATTGCCGAGTTTGGTGCCCAAGGTCATCCGGCAGCTTTGTACGCTTTTGTTGTGATAGCTTCAGCATTCAGCGCGATGTTGTGCTGGACAGCGATATGGTCTTGA
- the thpR gene encoding RNA 2',3'-cyclic phosphodiesterase, which translates to MTIPLPILDLKQLGAEHSFRAFIGWWPDAQTRAWLAEQALQAHALYGGRMMQSDHFHLTLAFLDGSRVSELQTLATQMAEWAVPEIKLDLTIRDVFEKPQVVWAGPDESQTQALAALQQWHDELWARLTALGWTQPPRRFRPHVSLLRHVRIAADQPHCHALPAQAFVGDGAGLIVSVPSEQRSQYHLAAMMKPERTGA; encoded by the coding sequence ATGACGATCCCCCTGCCCATTCTGGACCTGAAACAGTTAGGTGCAGAACACTCCTTTCGTGCTTTCATCGGCTGGTGGCCAGACGCACAAACCCGCGCCTGGCTGGCGGAGCAGGCGCTACAGGCCCATGCACTTTATGGCGGGCGGATGATGCAGTCCGATCACTTTCACTTAACACTGGCGTTTCTGGATGGCAGCCGCGTGTCTGAGCTGCAGACCTTGGCGACACAGATGGCGGAATGGGCGGTGCCGGAGATCAAGCTGGACCTGACGATACGGGATGTATTCGAGAAACCGCAGGTGGTGTGGGCCGGGCCGGACGAGTCGCAAACCCAAGCACTGGCGGCCCTGCAGCAGTGGCATGACGAGCTTTGGGCCAGGCTGACTGCCTTGGGCTGGACGCAGCCGCCACGTCGTTTTCGCCCGCATGTGTCCTTGCTGCGCCATGTGCGGATTGCCGCTGATCAGCCCCATTGCCATGCTTTGCCTGCACAGGCGTTTGTGGGCGACGGTGCTGGCCTGATTGTGTCTGTCCCCAGTGAGCAGCGTAGCCAATATCATCTGGCCGCCATGATGAAGCCTGAAAGGACAGGTGCATGA
- a CDS encoding LysR family transcriptional regulator, translating to MNIRFLETFIWIARLGSFRAAANKQHLTQAAVSGRIAALESEFQKTLFERGHRDLRLTPAGRKLMQYAEQMLGMEHDLREALAGSSRLSGRVRLGVVESIVHTWFKDLIRQLHALYPELEIELTAESTLRLHDLLKRGTIDVALQTDPIMGDGIRNLPMGSMRMGWVCMADETMPVRSGLQELVQRWPLVTFPRGSQPHLALVQLLEPLPVDQARIHYVSSIAASTQLIEAQPCIATLPLAAVSRQLDSGLYQEIVCEHALPDLRLVASWRPDPLTQTAQAVIGVALERMHHFAAEHPGLALPPPDTRVFAI from the coding sequence ATGAATATCCGCTTTTTAGAAACCTTTATCTGGATTGCCCGTTTGGGCAGTTTCCGTGCGGCAGCGAACAAGCAGCATCTGACGCAGGCTGCCGTTTCAGGGCGGATTGCGGCTCTGGAAAGCGAGTTTCAGAAAACCTTGTTTGAGCGTGGCCACCGCGATCTGCGCCTGACTCCAGCAGGCCGCAAACTGATGCAGTATGCCGAGCAAATGCTGGGCATGGAACACGATTTGCGTGAAGCCCTGGCCGGCTCCAGTCGCTTGAGTGGCCGGGTGCGACTGGGCGTGGTCGAGTCCATTGTGCATACCTGGTTCAAGGATTTGATTCGTCAGCTGCATGCGCTCTACCCCGAGCTGGAAATTGAGCTGACCGCCGAGTCCACCTTGCGCCTGCACGACTTGCTCAAGCGCGGCACCATTGATGTGGCCTTGCAGACCGATCCCATCATGGGAGACGGCATACGCAACCTGCCGATGGGCTCCATGCGCATGGGCTGGGTGTGCATGGCCGATGAAACCATGCCGGTACGCAGCGGCTTGCAGGAGCTGGTGCAACGCTGGCCACTGGTGACGTTCCCTCGTGGTTCCCAGCCGCATCTGGCCTTGGTGCAGTTGCTTGAACCCTTGCCTGTCGATCAGGCTCGGATTCACTACGTTTCTTCAATTGCCGCCAGCACGCAATTGATCGAAGCCCAGCCTTGCATTGCCACCTTGCCCCTGGCGGCAGTCAGCCGTCAGCTGGACAGTGGCCTGTATCAGGAAATTGTGTGTGAGCATGCTTTGCCCGACTTGCGCCTGGTCGCCAGTTGGCGGCCCGATCCTTTGACGCAGACCGCCCAGGCGGTGATTGGGGTGGCGCTGGAGCGTATGCACCATTTTGCGGCCGAGCATCCTGGGCTGGCTTTACCCCCGCCAGACACGCGTGTCTTCGCGATTTAG
- a CDS encoding DUF4286 family protein: MSATFRTDRDAPGELFIWTDIAPEHEQDFNQWYEREHMAERAAIPGFQWSRRYVRQGTGRKYLALYRTESLRVFGTAEYKKAFEQQTDWSNTNFARMSNTQRRVMAVSLLGGAGTGSVVLLVRLPELAQREALARQCAAYLEQTDGLLALRVLTPDPELSTPLPSEDTQQRRLDPYLVADLTTLNAARTLAARLQQDLGVATNDVSEFSLLWDLQSRDLNAGRS, encoded by the coding sequence GTGTCTGCTACTTTTCGTACTGATCGTGATGCGCCGGGGGAACTGTTCATCTGGACGGATATCGCCCCTGAGCATGAGCAGGATTTCAATCAATGGTATGAGCGCGAGCATATGGCTGAACGTGCGGCCATACCCGGCTTTCAGTGGTCGCGCCGTTATGTGCGACAAGGCACCGGGCGCAAGTACCTGGCCTTGTACCGTACCGAGTCCCTGCGCGTCTTTGGCACCGCGGAATACAAAAAGGCTTTTGAGCAGCAAACGGACTGGTCCAATACCAATTTTGCCCGCATGAGCAATACCCAGCGCCGCGTGATGGCGGTGTCTTTGCTGGGTGGTGCTGGTACGGGTTCCGTGGTTTTGCTGGTGCGTCTGCCTGAGCTGGCCCAACGGGAAGCCCTGGCGCGTCAATGCGCCGCCTACCTGGAACAGACCGATGGCCTGCTGGCCTTGCGCGTGCTGACGCCAGACCCTGAACTCTCTACCCCTTTGCCGTCCGAGGATACGCAGCAGCGTCGCCTGGACCCCTACCTGGTGGCTGATCTGACCACCCTGAATGCTGCTCGTACCCTGGCTGCCCGCTTGCAGCAGGATCTGGGAGTGGCGACCAACGATGTATCCGAGTTTTCTTTGCTGTGGGATCTGCAGTCACGGGATCTGAATGCGGGCCGCTCATAA
- a CDS encoding TRAP transporter substrate-binding protein: MIKKLLSMACVLALAGTAQAATNWNMSTEQPDNNFLTQNAREFAADIKAATNGELNINVQSNSVLLKRPEVKRGVQQGVVQAGEMLVAAIGNEDPLFEVDSVPFLASSFDQSEKLWKATRPFLAERLDKQGIVLVYGSPWPPQGIYTKKPVEQLSDLAGVRFRAYSPATSRLVSLMGAVPTTVQTPEVPQAFSTGIIDAMLTSPATGVDSQAWDYVKYYYDAQVFIPQSFVIINKRAFQRLPENVQKAVLEAGERAEQRGWAMSREQTSKLTQTMADKGMVVGQLSEKLAGELHAIGQTMTEEWLKKAGADGQKLLDTYRQP; encoded by the coding sequence ATGATCAAAAAACTACTTTCCATGGCTTGCGTTCTGGCTCTGGCTGGCACCGCGCAGGCGGCGACCAACTGGAACATGAGCACGGAGCAGCCTGATAACAACTTCCTGACGCAAAACGCGCGTGAGTTTGCGGCGGACATCAAGGCGGCCACCAACGGGGAACTGAATATCAACGTGCAATCGAACTCGGTGCTGCTCAAGCGCCCCGAGGTCAAGCGTGGTGTACAGCAAGGTGTGGTGCAGGCTGGTGAAATGCTGGTGGCGGCCATTGGCAACGAAGATCCTTTGTTCGAGGTCGATAGTGTGCCGTTCCTGGCTTCATCCTTCGATCAGTCGGAAAAACTCTGGAAAGCCACTCGCCCCTTCCTGGCCGAGCGTTTGGACAAGCAGGGTATTGTGCTGGTCTATGGCTCGCCCTGGCCACCGCAAGGCATCTACACCAAAAAGCCGGTGGAACAGTTGTCTGATCTGGCCGGAGTCCGTTTCCGTGCCTACAGCCCAGCTACCAGCCGTTTGGTGTCCTTGATGGGGGCCGTGCCGACTACCGTACAAACGCCCGAAGTACCCCAGGCATTTTCCACCGGCATTATTGATGCCATGCTGACCTCGCCCGCCACGGGTGTGGATTCGCAGGCCTGGGACTATGTGAAGTACTACTACGACGCCCAGGTGTTCATTCCACAAAGCTTTGTGATCATCAACAAGCGTGCCTTCCAGCGCCTGCCCGAGAACGTCCAGAAAGCGGTTCTGGAAGCCGGTGAACGTGCTGAACAACGTGGCTGGGCCATGTCGCGCGAGCAGACCTCCAAGCTGACCCAGACCATGGCCGACAAAGGCATGGTGGTGGGCCAGTTAAGCGAGAAACTGGCTGGCGAGCTGCATGCCATTGGCCAGACCATGACCGAAGAGTGGCTGAAAAAGGCGGGTGCCGACGGCCAGAAGTTGCTTGATACCTACCGTCAGCCCTAA
- a CDS encoding TRAP transporter small permease encodes MIVLERMARVCGALAALFLCSIGVVVTAQIVARLFSMQIPASDDFAGWFMAASIFLALPYAMLHGDHIRVSLLLQVIPDRLRRPYELLATLIGVALAAWCTWETAHFVYESFIYKEVAQGMVAVPLWIPQLGMPIGLGLLTLMLLRRLLRVVQGQELEATEHG; translated from the coding sequence ATGATTGTGCTGGAGCGTATGGCCAGAGTATGCGGCGCACTGGCCGCACTCTTTCTATGTTCGATTGGGGTGGTGGTGACAGCGCAGATTGTGGCACGCCTGTTTTCCATGCAAATCCCCGCTTCGGATGACTTTGCGGGCTGGTTTATGGCAGCGTCGATTTTTCTGGCGCTGCCCTACGCCATGCTGCATGGCGACCATATCCGGGTGTCCTTGTTGCTGCAGGTGATCCCGGATCGTTTGCGACGCCCATACGAGTTATTGGCGACGCTGATCGGGGTCGCGCTGGCAGCCTGGTGCACCTGGGAAACCGCCCATTTTGTGTATGAGTCCTTCATTTACAAGGAAGTAGCGCAGGGCATGGTGGCTGTACCGCTGTGGATTCCCCAACTGGGGATGCCCATTGGTTTGGGCTTGCTGACCTTGATGTTGTTGCGGCGCTTGCTGCGTGTGGTTCAGGGTCAAGAACTGGAGGCGACTGAACATGGCTGA
- a CDS encoding TRAP transporter large permease, with protein sequence MADLSQAIVLFVVLLALLASGVWVALVLIACGILSIFLYADAPAGIIFATKAWDSSASWALTALPLFIWMGEILYRTRLAEDMFSGLGPWVQRLPGRLVHVNTLGCGIFAAVSGSSAATAATIGRISLPELKSRGYDDSISIGSLAGAGTLGLLIPPSIVMIVYAVAAQVSIIRLFVAGVLPGILLMCLFSAYIAIWSIRHPDRVPPATEELSLGEKVRRLRLLLPVVLLIVAVIGSIYGGIATATEAAVLGVIGSLVIAGVGRSLNWKTFTASLLGAARTSCMISFILIGAAYLTSAMSFTGLPANLAAWIGSLGLSQYALIAVLTVFFVILGAFLDGISIVVLTTSVLLPAVIAAGIDPIWFGVYLILTVEMAQITPPIGFNLFVIQGITGRNLFELVRMAFPFFLLLVLATVLVTIFPQIVMVLPNAM encoded by the coding sequence ATGGCTGATTTATCTCAGGCAATTGTGCTGTTTGTTGTTCTGCTTGCCTTGCTGGCCAGTGGCGTGTGGGTGGCGCTGGTTCTGATCGCTTGCGGTATTTTGTCTATTTTTCTGTATGCCGACGCGCCTGCGGGCATTATTTTTGCCACCAAGGCCTGGGACTCCTCGGCCAGTTGGGCTTTGACAGCGTTACCCCTGTTTATCTGGATGGGGGAAATTCTGTATCGGACGCGACTGGCCGAAGACATGTTCAGTGGCCTGGGGCCGTGGGTACAGCGTTTGCCGGGCCGCCTGGTGCACGTCAATACTTTGGGCTGCGGCATTTTTGCTGCAGTCAGCGGCTCGTCGGCTGCCACGGCGGCAACGATTGGCCGTATCTCTCTGCCTGAACTGAAGTCACGCGGTTATGACGACAGCATCAGTATTGGTTCTTTGGCCGGTGCCGGTACCTTGGGCCTGCTGATTCCGCCTTCCATTGTGATGATTGTGTATGCCGTCGCTGCACAGGTTTCCATCATCCGCTTGTTTGTGGCGGGTGTGCTGCCAGGCATTTTGTTGATGTGTCTGTTCTCGGCCTATATCGCGATCTGGTCGATTCGCCATCCGGATCGTGTGCCGCCTGCGACCGAAGAGTTAAGCCTGGGCGAAAAGGTACGACGCCTGCGTCTGCTGTTGCCTGTGGTTCTGTTGATTGTGGCGGTGATCGGGTCGATTTACGGGGGTATTGCAACTGCCACGGAAGCTGCCGTGCTGGGCGTAATCGGCTCTTTGGTCATTGCGGGTGTGGGGCGTTCCCTGAACTGGAAAACCTTTACCGCCAGTTTGTTGGGCGCAGCACGTACCTCCTGCATGATCTCTTTCATTCTGATCGGTGCCGCTTACCTGACCAGTGCCATGAGCTTTACCGGCTTGCCCGCGAATCTGGCCGCCTGGATTGGCTCTTTGGGCTTGAGCCAGTACGCCTTGATTGCCGTGTTGACGGTGTTCTTTGTGATTCTGGGCGCGTTTCTGGATGGCATTTCTATTGTGGTGCTGACCACGTCGGTCTTGTTGCCTGCCGTGATTGCCGCTGGAATTGATCCGATCTGGTTTGGTGTCTACCTGATCCTGACGGTGGAAATGGCCCAGATCACCCCGCCTATTGGTTTTAACTTGTTCGTGATTCAGGGCATTACCGGACGCAATCTGTTTGAACTGGTGCGCATGGCTTTCCCGTTTTTCCTGTTGCTGGTTCTGGCGACAGTCCTGGTGACGATATTCCCGCAAATCGTCATGGTCTTGCCTAACGCCATGTAA
- a CDS encoding PQQ-binding-like beta-propeller repeat protein, with protein MAVAYVTLGSQRYKVERAWTQADISSITSVAVLADGRIAALLRRPACVLVLAPDGQVSARWSLEDILCPHHISARPQGGVLVTDLDGHQVLALDAQGHEQWRLGKPEQPRWQEPFNHPTHAVECADGGLWVTDGYGNTVVHRFDPQRQWLAALGAPGSGPLQFSTPHMLACAADGSVWVADRENNRVQHLDGQGRYLGELRPMHKPMAVAVQTDGSVLVSDQTASLSLFDPDSGTLVGRCRVQGVYGHGLSAGLDGRIYIAEMLPDCLTCLQPA; from the coding sequence ATGGCAGTTGCCTATGTAACTTTGGGCTCGCAGCGCTACAAGGTAGAGCGCGCCTGGACTCAGGCAGATATCAGCAGCATCACCAGTGTGGCGGTGCTGGCTGATGGGCGCATCGCCGCCTTGTTGCGTCGCCCGGCCTGCGTGCTGGTGCTGGCCCCGGATGGGCAGGTGTCAGCGCGCTGGTCCCTGGAGGACATCCTGTGCCCGCACCATATCAGTGCCCGTCCCCAAGGCGGGGTGCTGGTCACGGATCTGGACGGACATCAGGTTCTGGCGCTGGATGCCCAAGGTCATGAACAATGGCGTTTGGGCAAACCCGAGCAGCCACGCTGGCAAGAGCCATTCAACCACCCCACACATGCGGTCGAGTGCGCCGATGGTGGCTTGTGGGTCACTGATGGCTACGGCAATACTGTGGTCCATCGCTTTGATCCGCAACGCCAATGGCTGGCGGCATTGGGGGCGCCGGGCTCCGGTCCTTTGCAGTTCAGCACGCCCCATATGCTGGCTTGTGCCGCCGACGGCTCGGTCTGGGTAGCTGACCGGGAAAACAACCGTGTGCAGCATCTGGATGGGCAAGGCCGTTATCTGGGTGAACTGCGCCCCATGCACAAACCCATGGCAGTGGCCGTGCAAACAGACGGTTCGGTACTGGTTAGCGACCAAACGGCCAGTCTGTCCTTGTTCGACCCGGATTCGGGCACCCTGGTAGGACGTTGCCGGGTACAAGGCGTGTACGGACACGGCCTGTCCGCCGGTTTGGACGGGCGTATTTATATCGCGGAAATGTTGCCGGATTGTTTGACCTGCTTACAGCCTGCTTAA